The window CTTAGGGAATCGATCGTCCTTCAATTTCGTCTCGATTCACATGTACTTTTGTTCGGACAACGAGTATTAGCggacagaaaataaaattagaagtaGATAGAAGAGTTAAGTGCGGGTCTTTGAGGATCTTACGACATCAAGTTTTGTCGTGCGATAGTTCGAGGTAACGTGTGCCGCGAATACAAATACTGATCTCCATAGTAGAATTCTCAGTAGCAAGACTGTTCGAGCATATCTTATCGATTTAGGGCACGAGACACGGCATCGGAGCTCGACGCGCGAGTATTCACGGCAGAGTATCGCGCGAAGACTTACGTACCGTACGCTAGACGTAGGACTCTTTTTCGAAGAAAAGCATAAAAACGGAAAGGCGGAATTTGTGAGCACGACAATCGGACGCGAGAGCGAAATAAAAACTTCTGTCGTAGATAATCGTTCGGCGAAGAATCTCCACAACTATTTAAAGGAGATTATGGACGTTTGTGAGACCTGTGACACACCGAGAAGGATCCTCTCGCAATCGTCGGAAACTTAGGAGCAATACCATGTAACTGTAATACAGCTACTATGAACATTCCTGCACGGATGGAATACCTATACTTGCGCAATTAAGAAGAATCGTTACTTAAGGAAATTAATTAGAGTTCCCCTCGggattatatcattttaataaattaaggaTTCGACGAGAAATGTGTGAATCACATCGACGTATGATAATGTAACAGCTACGATATTAGACGCTATAACAACCGCTCGAGTTGATATCGCAAAGCATTATAACTGAGTGTATTTTATGAACGTGTGGGTGCCTATTTCCCCcctttctctttatctttctctccttttacTCTCTTTCAACGTGTATCGTCCAGACCCTCTCCGGGGCCTATTTGTGAGACGAATTTACATGTGATTTACATTGCGAAATTCTTTATCGTAAGACATATCGCGAAGACATACGGCAAGATGACGCCGATGAATTATCTAAtagtgtaaaaattaaacatcttTTTAATGCTATTTTTGGTTCGTACAGAGATCTGTGTGAAATGTAATACACGTGAAAATCCTAAATAACTTTAGAAGCAGTCAGGCGCTGAAAGATTTTTCGATAATACATGTTTATTCGAACGATGTAACTATTGCAATCACAGTTAACGTGAATGGGATTTGTTAATATCGTAACTAAACGAATATCATTATAAGCGTAAGATAGACATGAAGGgtaatacattttatctaGTTCTGCATTGGAAAACGGTACTAGATTAAGTATCATGACTATGACACATCATAATTGTAACTTTATATGATAGGCGGGATCAATGAAATTAggatattgtatatatacatataggcGTACCGTAGTAAGAAGCGttatcattacatttttttcaagagtAGCAAGTGAAAATCGAATTGTCTCCGAGATAGCGTTATACGCTCGCTTTGGTAATTTGGTATCAACGTGAAGACGTATGGCAATTGTTTAGCTTCCGGTAAGTTATCCGTAGCGAATGCTAATAGGTTGACGAAAGTTTGACATATCGGAACGTATTATACTTTCTTATAGaattgaaaaagagaaaaacgtGCGCGAAGAACATAGCGAGCGGTCATAAGTCATTTTTCAAACGCTTCGAAGTTAACGAACTTACGCTCGCGTCGCGTATCTTCACCAATCTCACGCAAATCcgataatatatttagagCGACTTTAAGTTTCGTGTATTTATACATCAGATGGacactatatattataacttatgCGATATTTAGCGTATAGGCGATGTTACCgttatatcattaaaatattatttatataaattaatgtaataccGCGTAAGGAGTAGAAATGATACGAGGAGGCACAGCCATACGTAGTTGAAATATACGCGTTGAATTTAAACGTAACTGGAATTGCTTCTACATCAGTGAGATATCGCGATCGTCTGAAGCGAGTGGCGGAGAGTACATCGGCTAATGCGAAATCGCGTATAAATTTAAGAGGTAATAGAGATAGGCAATACCAATTTTTGATCTTGCCAGAGATAAATAGTAAATAGCCAGTCGATTAAGTCTAAGAGCGTTAAGtctaatttacattttgcaaAAGAGAATATCGAATCAACAGACATATAATTTCGTGCTGTCGCGAAACTTTTGGCCAATCGATTTTTCACGCGGTTGTGACTGAgttgaaacaataatatatatcgtCGATACGTCTTTAGTCCAAAGCAGACTGCCATTATATTTCTAGATGATAATAGAGAATGAATTGTAGTTGCGTTTAGATTCGCCAATATAAGCATAACGCTGCCTTTGGCTATATTGTTGCCCTTTACTGCTAACGAGTAACTTACTTGTCTACTCATGTGATAATTTAGTATATTTCTACGTATCTACCTGTACCTACCGATTTAAAAATCTTCATGGTGAAAGGATTATTCCAAtatactttgtttttattataaatcataatagttcagataaaatattattaatcaatttgaaaataaatgtgagGAATGATGAAAAACCTGTGGATCCTACGTTCTAGCAGCTTTATCATATAAATCCAGTAGCTGCTcccataatttattattagaagttAGTGAAAtagaataatgtaatataatataaaacgtaaaaaatatgcataatcCTTTCTCTATGCAAAGATTCGCTATTATAATCTAGATAACTTACTTCTACCTAGCGTGCCCTTTTTCCAATGAtggttaattatattctttgcGAACAATTCGAGCTCTATCAATGGCATCACTGAGGTAAATATTCAGAATTGCAGTATCAGAAACGggagtaaaaatattttgttcgaGAATTTGTGAACACGCTAGTTCATAAAGTTTCATTTCTTGAAGGTCCTACAAGCCGGATGAACTCCGActttaactattattttaattgcaacaATATTTCCTTATCGTTCACTATATATTCATTGCTAATTTCTTcgataatacattttaaatgcGCATAATTGACAATCACGCTTGCctcggaattaaaaaaatatatttagtaccaatcatgacttttttaaataagattataactacacgaaaagaattttctcttaaaaattaccctgaaaatcgtagtaattgtgggacaacgtaaaccttgaagaattttactatacttttaacaaaattgactaaaattttaataaaatttgtcaaaattttgtaaattttactatacttctaacaaaatttactaaaactttgcccaattttattaaaattttagtaaattttgttaaaagtatgataaaattcttcaaggtttacgttgtctcacaattaccacgattttcagggtaatttttaagagaaaattctctccgggTACGATTATAATCGAattgacattttataataatttaaaatcatcaTCTTCAGCGTCAATCCTGATTCTCAGaaagaagataattttattagtgcgataaaatattaagctttttaagcataatagaataatatactaactgaaatcattttaattacgatATTTTCAGAacagataatattataattgcattaatgatgaataatgatatgtattaatatcacgAATAATATCATGCATTCACGTATATTGTATACGatcattatgtttaatttaaaaatcatttcaGATAAAGTTAAACTGCGTACAAAGTGGTATAtcattatgattaaaaaagaaatcgtggcaatgaaattaatgaacAATCGTTGgatgaatttttcttttgtacacgaacgaaatatataatttcgatATACCCTATTGTTGACCTCTATGGTGGAATTGCGAGGAATTTACAGGTAATTGTGGGTAAACTGGAGGAGAGCTCATCTAGTTGTATTTTCTATCTAGGTAGGGGCAACACACGGCCATATTCGGaaacttaaatttatctttctgacaaattatcgataaacaaaactttttcGGGATTGACGCAAAAGAAATTCTTCGGTCCCTGACAACATGAGAATCGCACCGAAACTGACCATTGGTCACGATGGGTTGCCCATGCCTGTTCTACGCTATCGAACCTTGATCGTTAtagtcataaaattattttgtactaagaactgtttataattttgtatctaaTCTCTGTAAATATCAAGCAGATTGTCTATGAGTAATAAAGCTTGAACAAACTCGATTTAAGtagactatatatatataaacggggaaaaagtaaatatatatataaatatatataaatacaggtatttataatacacatctatattttatttagtcgTAAGGCAGCGAGAGTAAAGAGATGTAAGTAAATTTTGCGTAAGCGCGCATTGGTAACGTAACAAGGTACAACGATCTAggaattatttgtattataaagaCGACAATTAAGGGACAAATCATAAAAGTATACATGTTACTCAGTAgccgtgtatatatatacatacatatattatacatctaGAATCTACCTAGTCATATACGAcactttataacaattaaagtGTATCCCTGACGACAAATGCAAAATGCAACATGTGCTGTTCTTTGACTATTCTTGCTTGAGGATAGAGACGAAGGTGCATAACGATGCGATCGATAATGGCCAAGGAGAGGCTTCAAACTTTTCGAGCAAATTGTCAGTTTCAATTTTGCCATAAAAGTTCACTCTACTCGATTACGATCGCTGCGTATACGGTGCAGGCAAATTCTATCGAGATCGCGTAAACTTTTTGTGCGTCGTAGAATCTGAACACatcatttatataacttaCATGTGTACATCATTAAAGAAACATACAACCTGTAAGTTCCATTATCCATTATTCATGAAGCACAACgataaaatctatttgtatTGGAAAGTCagagttattttatttatttcatgaaaGTCCTATCATCCCACAAACTCTTGCATCGCATGTGGCTATGTGTGTAGTGgatgtttttttctgtaacttgagatcaatatttttttttaaacaatacattttcattaatgtagtatatataaaaaacaagttcaaccatgtaaaatataatacgaacattttatttttttacgtttaagGTCacattctattttatatatatatatatatatatatatatatatatatatataaaataattgaatttattttgttatgaaCCACATTAACTAccccttataaaaatgtaatactaaacaatgttaaattggctagtaattaatatttatcccATTATTAGAATGCATCTGTAATgctcaaaataagtaataattactggccaatttaatGCTACTCAGTATTGTATTTCTATAAAAgacgttaataaaaatgtcattgcattaaaaaaaatattgctccCAAAATctcgtaaaataataaaatttaaaaaaacctaTCATAATATTTGCCCggttaaaacaatttttatttttttttttacattataaaacaaaaatattctaaatggagttgtaaaaaatatcttgtatatatttaagttatatGTACAATCAAAATTACACTGAATAGAGTGCATGCAActtaaaaataacagtttttttagcaaattaaaaaatcaatattttcttatatttgtttttcgcttttttaaaaagtaatttgtagTTCTGATTTCCCGCtactttatctaaaatatctaACACCGAGAGGGCGTTCAGATTCTTAAGCTACGCGACTTGTATGACTGGCAGGTCTTTAATAATAGTCATTCCATGCTTGTGCAAACAAATGAATGAATGTCAATATGTCATCACAAATAGTGATTATATAGTGTTGTGAAttctactttatttatattatcatataagAAACTGAAGAAATGAcaatttcaagaatattacGCATGAATAATAGAGACAGATATAATTCATCGTAAAAAATAGTGAATAAGATGaaataaattggaaaaattgaacaaaaatgCTATCGTATGTGATGCACAtgtaacataaaacaaaagaatgaTTATAcgaaatgtttgaaaaaatgagataactcataaagaaaataacttcatacagaaaaagaaaaaaaaaagctttctaTCACTGTtccagagaaaaaaattatatatacaaaattaaatttaaagcatttttacaagtattgtatatttttatatgtaacaaaaCTTAAAGTTATGTGATATGATTGACGTAGACATAGACATGTTTTATATTGTACCACCAAATGGTGAGAtacctttttatattttggaaGAATGTATTTTGACTAGATTAGATTATTTAAGACTTCTGAATGAAGGTTCTGCTAATGAATTTGAtggaaaatttgaatatttattagaaaattctaCTTACGATAAAATTGGACACTTTGTGTTACGGTAAGtgtatgttacaattttatagaatctctcataattaaatgtaatataatttaaatatttaaaagacataaataatatataaggaAAAACACATATATCCaaagtaaaagaattaaaattttcagaattgtaaatttacattataattaaattattgttattttctgttttagaCTATTATCTTGCACATCGTCAGATCTATGTGCATATTGGATAGCCAAAGAatcattattgtttaaacataGACTAGATCATATATTACCTAgacaattacataaattattaaagcaaattacaTGGAAactgcaaatatttaaaaatgagaaaagtgCAATTGACTTAACTCTTATTGAATTATGCAAATTCTATTTGCAGCCTTTAGTTTTTAAACATCTAGTATCAAATTGTCATGATTGCAATGATTTTCAATATGAAGGTATGAATATCacttttatataagttaactaaAGACCAATATTTCTTGTTGTATATTTCAGTGAGATTTGAAATAGTATCAGACCTAGTGAAAGAAAGGGAACTAGTCCTTAATAATGGCAATGTTATCACCTATTGTTCAAGTTGGAAAAAAGTACTTCAATCATTATTCAGTAATTACGTAattactgaaataaatatcatGAAGAGACAAGCACAACACACTGTAAAACATGATCTTAGATTCTACATTTTAAATGAGAAAGTTCAAACTTATCTCTTTGAAGAAGGTATTCCACATGGAGAAATAACTATTGATAATATAGATACAGAAGCAAAGAAATTCCCATTGTGCATGCAACATTTGCATTTCCTGCTAAGAAGTAGACATCGTCTTAGTCACTATGCGCGTTTATACTACAGCCTCTTTCTGAAAGAGATAGGAATGACGCTGGAAGATTCAATCGTATTTTGGAGACAAGAGTATTCCAAGCCGCATACTTGTACCTCAGGATGTTCACATAATTGGCAatctaatgaaaaaaaattcatatacaGCATCAGGCATATGTATGGTTTAGAAGGATCGAGGAGAAATTACAGAACACCTGACTGTAACAGAATTTGcgtaagtataaaaattttacacacgcacgcaaaaaaaattcttttctaatctatataaaatttattactaaaattattgacTTTTTTCGAACATTGAAACTGTTACAGGCTATCAGTGGAGCAACATATGAAGGTGGTTGTCCTTTCAAGGACTTTGATACAAGTGCACTCAAAAACCTTTTACATGTTTCGTTAACTCAAGATGAAATAgagaaatttatgaaaaatatatctattaaagaCCCAGAAGTTCTCTGCACTGCATTTTTGAAACTTGTATgcaaaaatgacatta of the Monomorium pharaonis isolate MP-MQ-018 chromosome 11, ASM1337386v2, whole genome shotgun sequence genome contains:
- the LOC105828277 gene encoding probable DNA primase large subunit isoform X2 is translated as MIDVDIDMFYIVPPNGEIPFYILEECILTRLDYLRLLNEGSANEFDGKFEYLLENSTYDKIGHFVLRLLSCTSSDLCAYWIAKESLLFKHRLDHILPRQLHKLLKQITWKLQIFKNEKSAIDLTLIELCKFYLQPLVFKHLVSNCHDCNDFQYEVRFEIVSDLVKERELVLNNGNVITYCSSWKKVLQSLFSNYVITEINIMKRQAQHTVKHDLRFYILNEKVQTYLFEEEIGMTLEDSIVFWRQEYSKPHTCTSGCSHNWQSNEKKFIYSIRHMYGLEGSRRNYRTPDCNRICAISGATYEGGCPFKDFDTSALKNLLHVSLTQDEIEKFMKNISIKDPEVLCTAFLKLVCKNDINNVIIKSPVQYYQRMVN
- the LOC105828277 gene encoding probable DNA primase large subunit isoform X1 yields the protein MIDVDIDMFYIVPPNGEIPFYILEECILTRLDYLRLLNEGSANEFDGKFEYLLENSTYDKIGHFVLRLLSCTSSDLCAYWIAKESLLFKHRLDHILPRQLHKLLKQITWKLQIFKNEKSAIDLTLIELCKFYLQPLVFKHLVSNCHDCNDFQYEVRFEIVSDLVKERELVLNNGNVITYCSSWKKVLQSLFSNYVITEINIMKRQAQHTVKHDLRFYILNEKVQTYLFEEGIPHGEITIDNIDTEAKKFPLCMQHLHFLLRSRHRLSHYARLYYSLFLKEIGMTLEDSIVFWRQEYSKPHTCTSGCSHNWQSNEKKFIYSIRHMYGLEGSRRNYRTPDCNRICAISGATYEGGCPFKDFDTSALKNLLHVSLTQDEIEKFMKNISIKDPEVLCTAFLKLVCKNDINNVIIKSPVQYYQRMVN